The Ornithodoros turicata isolate Travis chromosome 7, ASM3712646v1, whole genome shotgun sequence genome includes a region encoding these proteins:
- the LOC135399796 gene encoding uncharacterized protein LOC135399796, which produces MAIRTEIPGIKRKADLPPVALKQLALSYLEEAHPSAKKIFTDGSTTALGSTSAVYGEDISKSYKLSHTTSSTAAELHGILKALTHIKTCEIGSWIICSDSKAALQGLCLPDMTNLLHYKIHTDHSDVIERGHHVEVQWVPAHCGIDGNELADKLAKEALSHQKQSPIPFTKGDAVNLLNSKTKVYAKKLWLKTLRSEDYIKHIDPELKYSIPVNIKREYTTLIHRIRLGVLPTNSVLFKHGKADSPDCSTCMLPDTTHHVITQCKKFSKEREQLDKELRKLSHTPLTFAKIMGNWNTSSDRQICTQCAV; this is translated from the coding sequence ATGGCAATCAGGACTGAAATCCCAGGTATTAAAAGGAAAGCTGACCTCCCACCCGTGGCGCTAAAGCAACTTGCACTGAGCTATCTGGAAGAAGCCCACCCGTCAGCAAAGAAGATTTTTACGGATGGTTCTACTACGGCACTCGGCTCAACCAGCGCAGTTTATGGGGAAGACATTTCAAAAAGCTACAAGCTGTCACATACGACATCATCCACAGCAGCAGAACTGCATGGAATATTGAAAGCTCTCACCCATATCAAGACATGCGAAATCGGCTCCTGGATTATTTGTAGTGACTCCAAAGCTGCTCTACAGGGACTATGTCTACCGGACATGACAAATTTGCTCCACTACAAGATTCACACTGATCACTCAGATGTAATCGAAAGAGGACACCATGTCGAAGTACAATGGGTACCAGCCCACTGTGGTATCGACGGAAATGAACTAGCTGACAAGTTGGCAAAAGAGGCCCTGTCTCATCAGAAACAATCACCTATCCCGTTCACTAAAGGAGATGCAGTAAACCTGCTCAACAGCAAAACTAAAGTATACGCGAAGAAACTCTGGCTGAAAACACTGCGATCAGAAGATTACATCAAACACATTGATCCAGAGCTCAAGTATTCCATACCTGTCAACATAAAACGGGAATACACCACATTGATTCACCGCATACGTCTCGGAGTCCTGCCAACCAACTCAGTCCTCTTCAAGCATGGCAAAGCAGACTCTCCTGACTGCTCAACGTGTATGCTTCCCGATACCACCCACCATGTCATCACTCAGTGCAAGAAGTTCTCCAAAGAACGTGAACAATTAGACAAGGAGCTAAGAAAGCTTAGTCACACGCCTCTCACCTTTGCCAAGATAATGGGCAATTGGAATACAAGCTCAGATCGACAAATTTGCACTCAGTGTGCTGTGTGA